In Candidatus Dadabacteria bacterium, a single genomic region encodes these proteins:
- a CDS encoding transposase, with protein sequence MTKEMRTVEFVVLPIARAKAKKMFRIAGACRYVWNHFREKNLADYQAFRNGKGQRPQTSYFSLGLEFTKLRHETEWMRELPANPVKHTLKYFADTLKGAMEGKKGFPKPRSRKRTAPSFTLPSTGQFGIRKLSRKYGLLRIQGVGWVKITRRGGNLWENGTPKQVVLRHDGHRWRAFVFYEVEMKEKMDDGEVLGVDMNARQIATSDGDFYFLPDLEKKEKRRRWYQRKIARQTKGSNRRKDTKKKLAKLSRKIANIRRNWIHKTTKEIADKCGTIIVEDLKVKNMTASAKGTTENPGKNVRQKAGLNKAMLDTAFGGLRRNLEYKCGRLIEVNPAYTSQKCSKCGYTDKENRKTQARFLCVSCGYVSNADTNAAINIRRLGMARLHEEGSGINTVPANREIDTRLSYG encoded by the coding sequence ATGACTAAAGAAATGCGCACTGTAGAGTTTGTCGTTCTCCCTATCGCTAGGGCTAAGGCGAAGAAGATGTTTCGTATAGCCGGAGCCTGCCGGTACGTTTGGAACCATTTTCGGGAGAAGAATCTTGCTGACTACCAGGCATTCAGAAACGGTAAGGGGCAGAGACCACAAACCAGTTATTTCAGTCTCGGCTTAGAGTTCACGAAATTGAGGCATGAGACGGAGTGGATGCGGGAACTCCCCGCCAACCCTGTCAAGCATACCCTCAAGTATTTTGCGGACACACTGAAAGGGGCGATGGAGGGCAAAAAGGGATTCCCGAAGCCTAGAAGTAGAAAGAGAACCGCTCCTAGCTTCACGCTTCCCAGTACGGGGCAATTCGGGATAAGGAAACTGAGCAGAAAATATGGACTTCTCCGTATTCAAGGAGTGGGATGGGTAAAGATTACCCGCCGGGGTGGCAATCTCTGGGAGAACGGTACACCGAAGCAGGTAGTGCTTCGCCATGACGGGCACAGATGGAGAGCCTTTGTTTTCTATGAAGTTGAGATGAAAGAAAAGATGGACGATGGAGAGGTTCTCGGAGTTGACATGAACGCACGCCAGATAGCCACTTCAGATGGAGATTTCTACTTCCTGCCGGATTTGGAGAAAAAAGAAAAGCGAAGGAGATGGTATCAGCGAAAGATAGCAAGGCAAACCAAGGGGTCAAACAGGAGGAAGGACACAAAGAAGAAACTTGCTAAGCTAAGCAGAAAGATAGCCAATATCCGCAGGAACTGGATTCACAAGACCACGAAGGAGATTGCGGACAAGTGCGGAACGATAATTGTAGAAGATCTCAAGGTAAAGAACATGACCGCTTCCGCAAAGGGTACTACAGAAAATCCCGGAAAGAACGTCAGGCAGAAGGCTGGGCTTAACAAGGCAATGCTGGATACTGCCTTCGGAGGGCTTAGAAGGAATCTTGAGTATAAGTGCGGGAGACTAATAGAAGTAAATCCCGCGTATACAAGTCAGAAATGCTCCAAATGCGGGTATACAGATAAAGAGAACCGTAAAACCCAAGCACGGTTCCTATGTGTGAGTTGTGGCTACGTGTCCAACGCAGACACGAATGCAGCGATTAACATAAGGCGTCTGGGAATGGCGCGACTGCACGAGGAGGGTTCTG